In Streptomyces sp. NBC_01551, one DNA window encodes the following:
- the hemE gene encoding uroporphyrinogen decarboxylase: MSANDRPKGQPSQTYDSAFLKACRREPVPHTPVWFMRQAGRSLPEYRKVREGTQMLESCMRPDLVTEITLQPVRRHNVDAAIFFSDIVVPLKAIGVDLDIKPGIGPVVAQPIRRREDLAQLRDLTPQDVPYVTEAIGMLTGELGSTPLIGFAGAPFTLASYLVEGGPSKNHEHTKALMYGDPELWADLLDRLAEITSAFLKVQIEAGVSAVQLFDSWVGALAPADYRRSVMPASAKVLESVASYGVPRIHFGVGTGELLGLMGEAGADVMGVDYRVPLDEAVRRVGPGKALQGNLDPAVLFSTPEAVETKTREVLDAAAGLEGHVFNLGHGVLPTTDPDALTRLVDYVHTQTAR, from the coding sequence GTGAGCGCCAACGACCGCCCCAAGGGCCAGCCGAGTCAGACGTACGATTCCGCCTTCCTGAAGGCGTGCCGACGCGAGCCGGTACCGCACACCCCCGTGTGGTTCATGCGGCAGGCCGGGCGCTCGCTCCCCGAGTACCGCAAGGTCCGCGAGGGCACGCAGATGCTGGAATCCTGCATGCGCCCCGACCTGGTCACGGAGATCACGCTGCAGCCCGTGCGCCGCCACAACGTGGACGCGGCGATCTTCTTCTCCGACATCGTGGTCCCGCTGAAGGCCATCGGCGTCGACCTGGACATCAAGCCGGGCATCGGCCCGGTCGTCGCCCAGCCGATCCGCCGCCGCGAGGACCTCGCACAGCTGCGCGACCTCACTCCGCAGGACGTCCCGTACGTCACCGAGGCGATCGGCATGCTCACGGGTGAACTGGGCTCCACGCCGTTGATCGGTTTCGCCGGCGCGCCCTTCACCCTCGCGAGCTACCTGGTCGAGGGCGGCCCGTCGAAGAACCACGAGCACACCAAGGCCCTGATGTACGGGGACCCGGAGCTGTGGGCGGACCTGCTCGACCGCCTCGCGGAGATCACCTCCGCCTTCCTGAAGGTGCAGATCGAGGCGGGCGTCTCGGCGGTCCAGCTCTTCGACTCCTGGGTCGGCGCGCTGGCCCCGGCGGACTACCGCCGCTCGGTCATGCCCGCCTCCGCGAAGGTCCTGGAGTCCGTCGCCTCCTACGGAGTCCCGCGGATCCACTTCGGCGTGGGCACGGGCGAGCTCCTCGGCCTCATGGGCGAGGCCGGAGCGGACGTCATGGGCGTTGACTACCGGGTCCCGCTGGACGAGGCCGTCCGCCGGGTCGGCCCCGGCAAGGCGCTCCAGGGCAACCTGGACCCGGCCGTCCTCTTCTCCACCCCGGAGGCCGTCGAGACCAAGACCCGCGAGGTCCTGGACGCGGCCGCCGGCCTGG
- a CDS encoding DUF3000 domain-containing protein, with protein MAAAQGRFSDGADGMDSAKESSVPLPFRRAVDGLKKARLRPGIEIDPTKPPQRLAPHAYALEAAVVDGEDDLADGRLILLHDPAGHDAWQGTFRLVTLVRAELEPEMAADPLLPEVCWSWLTGAMEARGLAYGEPSGTVTMASSHYFGGLAERRPATQIEIRASWTPREGVGGVPDTSAHLSAWCELLCQIAGLPPAGPTDAGTGVVTLPQRRGPHHP; from the coding sequence ATGGCTGCGGCTCAGGGACGATTTTCAGATGGCGCTGACGGTATGGACAGCGCGAAGGAGAGCTCGGTCCCGCTCCCGTTCCGGCGGGCGGTCGACGGCTTGAAGAAGGCGCGGCTGCGACCGGGGATCGAGATCGACCCCACCAAACCGCCCCAGAGACTCGCCCCGCACGCGTACGCCCTGGAGGCCGCGGTCGTGGACGGGGAGGACGACCTCGCCGACGGCCGGCTCATCCTGCTCCACGACCCGGCCGGGCACGACGCCTGGCAGGGCACGTTCCGCCTGGTGACGCTGGTACGGGCGGAGCTCGAACCGGAGATGGCCGCGGACCCGCTGCTCCCCGAGGTGTGCTGGTCCTGGCTGACCGGCGCGATGGAGGCGCGGGGGCTCGCGTACGGGGAGCCGAGCGGGACCGTCACCATGGCGAGCTCGCACTACTTCGGCGGGCTGGCGGAACGCCGGCCGGCCACCCAGATCGAGATCAGGGCCTCCTGGACGCCGCGCGAGGGCGTGGGCGGGGTCCCGGACACCTCGGCGCACCTGTCCGCGTGGTGCGAGCTGCTGTGCCAGATCGCGGGGCTGCCGCCGGCCGGGCCGACGGACGCGGGCACGGGCGTGGTCACGCTGCCGCAGCGGCGCGGCCCGCACCACCCGTGA
- a CDS encoding response regulator transcription factor — MSVLLEQPASLVAYRPNKPTAMVVVADPRVRSTVTRHLWALGVRDVIEASSIAEARPRVGSPRDICVADVHLPDGSGLTLLSETRAAGWPNGLALSAADDIGAVRNALAGGVKGYVVTGTRTNIGLPTRPGAAPIGAAAARMHRRPPGAPSHPGGYRELSGREVEVLRLVAEGQSNKAIGVSMGLSALTVKSHLARIARKLGTGDRAGMVAVALRTGIIH; from the coding sequence GTGTCCGTTCTTCTCGAGCAGCCCGCAAGCCTGGTCGCCTACCGCCCGAACAAGCCGACGGCCATGGTCGTCGTGGCCGACCCGCGCGTCCGCTCCACCGTGACCCGCCACCTGTGGGCCCTCGGAGTACGCGACGTGATCGAGGCGTCGTCCATCGCGGAGGCCCGCCCCCGCGTCGGCAGCCCGCGCGACATCTGCGTGGCCGACGTACACCTGCCCGACGGTTCCGGTCTCACCCTGCTCTCCGAGACCCGCGCCGCGGGCTGGCCGAACGGCCTGGCCCTGTCCGCCGCCGATGACATCGGCGCCGTGCGCAACGCCCTCGCGGGCGGCGTGAAGGGTTACGTCGTCACCGGCACGCGGACCAACATCGGGCTCCCCACCCGGCCCGGCGCCGCCCCCATCGGCGCCGCCGCCGCCCGCATGCACCGCCGCCCCCCGGGTGCCCCGAGCCACCCGGGCGGCTACCGAGAGCTCTCCGGCCGCGAGGTCGAGGTCCTGCGCCTCGTCGCGGAGGGCCAGTCCAACAAGGCCATCGGCGTCTCGATGGGCCTGTCCGCCCTGACCGTCAAGTCCCACCTCGCCCGCATCGCCCGCAAGCTGGGCACCGGCGACCGGGCCGGAATGGTCGCCGTCGCCCTGCGGACGGGGATCATCCACTGA